The genome window CAATGATCTATGTAACACATGACCAAGTAGAAGCAATGACAATGGGAGATAGAATTTGCGTATTAAACTATGGAAAGATAATGCAAGTAGATACACCATTAAATCTATACCACAAACCAGCAAACAAATTTGTAGCAGGATTCATAGGATCTCCAGCTATGAACTTTGTTGATGGAGTGATTGAAGAAAATGAAGATGGAATAATCTTTATATTTGGAAATGGTAAGCATGTTGTACTTCCAAAAGAGATGGGAGAAAAGGTAAAAAATTATATAGGTAAAAAAGTTATTTTAGGAATAAGACCTGAAAATATTGGAAATAAAGTTACTCACCCAGAAGGAGAAAAGATAAACTTCTTAAAAGGTCAAGTAAGTGTAGTAGAACACATGGGAAATGAGGAGTTTCTATACTTTACAATAGATGGTTGTCAATTTACATCAAGAATAGAAGCAAGAAAAACTGAAAATGTAAAATATGGAGAAGAGGGAGAATTTTACTTCAATATAAAAAGAGCTCATATATTTGATGCTGAAACAGAAGAAAATATCACATTATAGGAGAAGGATAGTATGAAGATAAAAGGGTTTGATAGAGATCAAAAAATGCTATATTTAATTTTAATTCCTTTTATACTATGGTATGCAGTATTTATGTTTAAACCTATGTATGGATTATTAATAGCATTTAAGGATTATAGTTTATTTAGAGGAATATCTGGAAGTGAATGGATTGGATTATATAATTTTAAAGAATTTTTAACAAGTCCATATTTCTATACAACATTAAAGAATACATT of uncultured Fusobacterium sp. contains these proteins:
- a CDS encoding TOBE domain-containing protein; this encodes MIYVTHDQVEAMTMGDRICVLNYGKIMQVDTPLNLYHKPANKFVAGFIGSPAMNFVDGVIEENEDGIIFIFGNGKHVVLPKEMGEKVKNYIGKKVILGIRPENIGNKVTHPEGEKINFLKGQVSVVEHMGNEEFLYFTIDGCQFTSRIEARKTENVKYGEEGEFYFNIKRAHIFDAETEENITL